A window from Oscillospiraceae bacterium encodes these proteins:
- a CDS encoding DUF3795 domain-containing protein, with translation MNDKNHKIDSRCGLHCSDCGFKESHGCGGCIGTNGNPFHGKCPVAACCQDKGFEHCGQCPDLPCQLLTEYSCDPVHGDKPAGARIEQCKRRAKE, from the coding sequence ATGAACGATAAGAATCATAAAATCGATTCCCGGTGCGGGCTGCACTGCTCCGACTGCGGATTCAAGGAATCACACGGCTGCGGCGGCTGCATCGGGACCAACGGAAACCCGTTTCACGGAAAATGCCCTGTTGCCGCCTGTTGTCAGGACAAGGGCTTCGAACACTGCGGTCAGTGCCCCGACCTCCCCTGTCAACTGTTGACCGAATATTCCTGCGACCCCGTACATGGTGACAAACCCGCGGGCGCTCGCATCGAACAATGCAAACGCCGGGCGAAGGAATAA